Proteins encoded in a region of the Tautonia rosea genome:
- a CDS encoding M14 family metallopeptidase, whose amino-acid sequence MITQRIGAPLTLLLLVLVVFSVSGPSRADDLPALSLVPEGYLDADSLTTRLQDLAEAHPDALAVRSIAESREGRNVWLVTLGVRPDEEKDEAHRPPAVLIVGNLEGDHLVGSQVALGLIERLADPDEEDEAIARLLDRYTVYVVPRLNPDGAERLFETPRQGIRTNLTPTDEDRDGSSDEDGPDDVNGDGLILRMRVKDAEATLVPDPDDPRILRPAKAADGERAVYSETDEGTDLDGDGERNDDPIGGVNLNRNWPHNWTELNDQTGYSPASEPEVRGLIQFCYDHPEISVVWTYTLHDSLRTEPKKPETKLADADLPYFVALSKAYRDVIAPPKDGEEPKQDEEPTEESKAETPDEGADPAPIPDGADPLAGLPEGLRNRVLEAFEALPEDEQTRLMSDFENASPLKRAGMLAQFIASLNEDPEEPEPSKDAKTTSGGLTPNNASALGATTDGAMSEWAYHHFGTVAIASSLWPGPTLPEPAEGEEKPPTDVEKRWLYWNDTVMGGRAFKGFEEVEHPTLGTVEIGGWLPGVRVNPPIEEVEAITEAQYRFLNDVAERMTMLEIVDTKAEPRGGGVFEVSARVENPGYFPTALAQGVTTRQAAPVVVRPVLGEAKLLGGPVVDRINRLAGSGDSQEYRWLILAPEGVDTIAIEASSPRAGKAVAEVELPREPRR is encoded by the coding sequence GTGATCACCCAACGGATCGGAGCGCCTCTGACGCTCCTGCTACTCGTGCTCGTCGTCTTCTCGGTGTCTGGCCCGAGCCGGGCCGACGACCTTCCTGCGTTGTCGCTTGTGCCGGAAGGGTATCTCGACGCCGACAGCCTGACGACTCGCCTTCAAGACCTGGCCGAGGCCCATCCCGATGCCCTGGCCGTGCGGTCGATCGCCGAGTCGAGGGAAGGTCGGAACGTCTGGCTTGTGACCCTGGGGGTCCGCCCCGACGAGGAAAAGGACGAGGCCCATCGACCGCCGGCCGTCTTGATCGTCGGCAACCTGGAGGGGGATCATCTGGTCGGAAGCCAGGTCGCGCTCGGCTTGATCGAGCGGCTGGCCGATCCGGATGAGGAGGACGAGGCGATCGCGCGCTTGCTCGATCGGTACACGGTTTACGTCGTCCCTCGGCTGAACCCGGACGGAGCCGAGCGGCTGTTTGAAACCCCTCGGCAGGGGATCCGAACGAACCTGACCCCGACCGACGAGGACCGCGACGGCTCGTCCGACGAGGACGGCCCGGACGACGTGAACGGCGATGGCCTGATCCTTCGGATGAGGGTCAAGGACGCCGAGGCGACGCTCGTCCCTGACCCGGACGACCCGCGCATCCTTCGACCCGCCAAGGCGGCCGACGGCGAGCGGGCCGTGTATTCCGAAACCGACGAGGGGACCGACCTCGACGGGGACGGTGAGCGGAACGATGACCCGATCGGCGGCGTGAATCTCAACCGCAACTGGCCCCACAACTGGACCGAGCTGAACGACCAAACCGGTTACAGTCCCGCCAGCGAGCCGGAGGTGCGCGGTCTGATCCAGTTCTGCTACGACCACCCCGAGATCAGCGTCGTCTGGACCTATACCTTGCACGACTCGCTCCGGACCGAGCCGAAGAAGCCCGAGACGAAGCTGGCCGACGCCGACCTGCCGTACTTCGTCGCCCTTTCGAAGGCATATCGCGATGTAATCGCCCCGCCGAAGGACGGCGAGGAACCGAAGCAAGACGAGGAGCCGACGGAGGAGTCCAAGGCCGAGACACCGGACGAGGGCGCCGATCCGGCCCCGATCCCCGACGGTGCCGACCCGCTGGCCGGCTTGCCGGAAGGCCTTCGCAACCGAGTGCTCGAAGCCTTCGAGGCCCTTCCGGAGGATGAGCAAACTCGGTTGATGTCAGACTTCGAGAATGCATCTCCCCTGAAACGGGCCGGGATGCTCGCCCAGTTCATCGCCAGTCTCAACGAAGATCCAGAGGAGCCGGAACCTTCAAAGGACGCGAAGACAACGAGCGGAGGGCTGACGCCGAACAACGCTTCGGCCCTTGGAGCGACGACCGACGGCGCGATGAGTGAGTGGGCCTATCATCACTTTGGAACCGTGGCGATCGCCTCATCCCTCTGGCCCGGCCCGACCTTGCCGGAACCAGCGGAGGGGGAGGAGAAACCCCCGACCGACGTTGAGAAACGCTGGCTGTATTGGAACGACACCGTGATGGGCGGTCGCGCCTTCAAGGGCTTCGAGGAGGTCGAGCACCCAACGCTCGGCACCGTCGAGATCGGCGGCTGGCTGCCTGGCGTGCGGGTGAACCCTCCGATCGAGGAGGTGGAGGCGATCACCGAGGCTCAGTACCGCTTCCTCAACGACGTGGCCGAACGAATGACGATGCTAGAGATCGTCGATACAAAGGCCGAGCCGCGCGGCGGTGGCGTGTTCGAGGTGTCGGCCCGCGTTGAGAATCCGGGGTACTTCCCGACGGCGCTGGCGCAGGGAGTGACGACCCGCCAGGCGGCCCCGGTGGTCGTGCGTCCGGTGCTGGGCGAGGCGAAGCTCCTTGGCGGACCGGTCGTCGATCGGATCAACCGCCTTGCCGGTTCGGGAGACTCGCAGGAGTACCGCTGGCTGATCCTGGCTCCCGAAGGAGTGGATACGATCGCGATCGAGGCGTCGTCACCCAGGGCAGGGAAGGCGGTGGCAGAGGTCGAACTGCCTCGCGAACCCCGGAGGTGA
- the hemC gene encoding hydroxymethylbilane synthase, with product MDGASVVRIGTRGSALARWQAEWVADRLRAAHPGLVVELIEIRTRGDRDRNSPLAQIAGGSSGTGLFTKEIQRALLDGEVELAVHSLKDLPTRGPDALTLGAIPEREDPADALIAPRHQTLNALPKGATVGTGSLRRQAMLRHARPDLNVIGIRGNVETRLAKATSGELDAVVLAASGLHRLGLEGQITQRLGPPSFLPAVGQGALGIECRSDDETTLAVLAPLDHLATRRAVLAERACLAELEGGCMVPLAAWGREVDGDALALDVSVFDPDGRERLDASRTGPRDDPEGLALQVAADLRALGADRLLHAARPES from the coding sequence ATGGACGGGGCATCGGTGGTACGAATCGGAACACGAGGCAGCGCCCTGGCCCGCTGGCAGGCCGAGTGGGTCGCCGATCGCCTGAGAGCGGCTCACCCCGGCCTGGTCGTTGAGCTCATCGAGATCCGGACCCGAGGCGACCGCGACCGCAACTCTCCCCTGGCCCAGATCGCCGGCGGCTCCTCCGGCACCGGCCTGTTCACGAAGGAGATCCAGCGGGCCTTACTCGATGGTGAGGTGGAACTCGCCGTCCACAGCCTCAAGGACCTTCCCACCCGAGGCCCCGACGCGTTGACGCTCGGCGCGATCCCCGAACGCGAAGACCCGGCTGATGCCCTCATTGCCCCTCGCCACCAGACCCTCAACGCCCTTCCCAAAGGCGCGACCGTCGGCACCGGATCGCTCCGTCGGCAAGCGATGCTCCGCCACGCCCGGCCCGATCTGAACGTCATCGGCATCCGGGGGAACGTTGAGACGAGGCTGGCAAAGGCCACAAGCGGCGAGCTGGACGCGGTCGTCTTGGCCGCCTCAGGCCTCCACCGCCTGGGGCTTGAGGGGCAGATCACCCAGCGGCTCGGCCCTCCGAGCTTCCTGCCGGCCGTCGGTCAGGGGGCGCTCGGCATCGAGTGCCGGAGCGACGACGAGACAACCCTGGCCGTGCTGGCCCCCCTCGATCATCTTGCCACCCGACGCGCCGTGCTGGCCGAACGAGCCTGCCTGGCCGAGCTGGAAGGAGGCTGCATGGTCCCCCTCGCCGCCTGGGGCCGGGAAGTCGATGGCGACGCCCTGGCCCTCGATGTCAGCGTCTTCGACCCCGACGGCCGGGAACGGCTCGACGCCTCGCGGACCGGCCCAAGGGACGATCCCGAAGGACTCGCCCTGCAGGTCGCCGCCGACCTGCGAGCCCTCGGAGCCGATCGCCTGCTGCATGCGGCCCGTCCCGAATCGTGA
- a CDS encoding ComF family protein, producing the protein MDDRTRLPINLPGSRIVPRRLTEAVGDLAFPGDCLICDSWIEDARAGLCLDCRDELFDAAGPACQRCALPVGPFADRASGCGDCSGRRYGFDAAVAIGPYEGPIRHLCLRLKSVRGAWLAPRLIDVLAEARAEELANAEARAVVPVPLHPWRRLRRRYNQSEALAQALAHRLGLPMVRALRRVRPTSALWRVGRVERHRQMQGVFQTNQKSLEAILGVPVLLVDDILTTGATCSAASRALKRAGVGPVMAVVIGRVEGKG; encoded by the coding sequence ATGGACGATCGAACCCGACTGCCGATCAACCTGCCAGGGTCTCGAATCGTCCCCCGCCGACTCACCGAAGCGGTTGGCGATCTGGCCTTTCCGGGCGATTGCCTGATCTGCGACTCCTGGATCGAGGACGCTCGCGCCGGGCTCTGCCTCGACTGCCGCGACGAGTTGTTCGACGCCGCCGGCCCGGCCTGCCAGCGTTGCGCCCTGCCGGTCGGGCCGTTCGCTGACCGGGCCTCCGGATGTGGAGACTGCTCGGGCCGTCGATACGGGTTCGATGCCGCCGTGGCGATCGGGCCGTACGAGGGGCCAATCCGCCACCTTTGCCTCCGTCTGAAATCGGTTCGAGGGGCCTGGCTTGCTCCCCGGCTCATCGACGTGCTGGCCGAAGCTCGGGCCGAGGAACTGGCCAACGCTGAGGCTCGGGCCGTCGTCCCGGTCCCGCTGCACCCCTGGAGACGCCTGCGACGTCGGTACAATCAGTCGGAGGCACTGGCCCAGGCCCTCGCCCACCGGCTCGGCCTGCCGATGGTCCGGGCCTTGCGACGCGTAAGACCGACCTCGGCCCTCTGGCGTGTCGGCCGGGTCGAGCGGCACCGGCAAATGCAGGGGGTCTTCCAGACCAACCAGAAGTCCCTGGAGGCGATCCTCGGCGTGCCGGTCTTGCTGGTCGATGACATCCTGACGACCGGCGCCACCTGCTCCGCCGCCAGTCGGGCCTTGAAGCGAGCAGGTGTCGGCCCAGTGATGGCCGTCGTAATCGGTCGGGTCGAAGGGAAAGGGTGA
- a CDS encoding RNA polymerase sigma factor gives MTRPDPPARRLNGPGELARSARSGFRMAPRGLWLSLHRDRTFGGTDPVASNGGPTQPQALEQQLLARDPDTRLMLQVRDDVQGAFEVLVRRYQDRLIAVLTHLVGDASDAEDLAQEVFLRIYRARKGYKPQAKFSTWLFTIANNLALNHLRGKGRRPAGSLDTGTDSRPSLPASERVAAPGGTASGQLRQSELGEVVREAVGTLGDDQRLAVLLNKFEEMSYAEIAAVMNRSEAAVKSLLARARMELRSQLEPYLRSGDRPASS, from the coding sequence GCAAGGTCGGCTCGTTCTGGATTTCGGATGGCCCCAAGGGGCCTTTGGCTCTCCCTTCACCGCGACCGGACCTTCGGAGGGACCGACCCCGTGGCATCCAACGGCGGCCCGACCCAGCCCCAGGCCCTTGAACAGCAGCTCCTGGCCCGAGATCCCGACACGCGCCTGATGCTCCAGGTCCGAGACGACGTGCAAGGAGCGTTTGAAGTCCTCGTCCGACGCTACCAGGACCGTCTGATCGCCGTGCTCACCCACCTGGTCGGCGACGCGAGCGACGCCGAGGATCTGGCCCAGGAGGTCTTTCTCCGCATCTATCGCGCCCGAAAGGGGTACAAGCCGCAAGCCAAGTTCTCGACCTGGCTCTTTACCATCGCCAACAATCTGGCCCTCAACCACCTCCGCGGCAAGGGCCGACGCCCGGCCGGGTCGCTCGACACCGGCACCGACAGCCGGCCCAGCCTGCCCGCTTCGGAACGCGTGGCCGCCCCTGGCGGAACCGCCTCGGGCCAGCTTCGCCAGTCAGAGCTGGGCGAGGTCGTTCGTGAGGCTGTCGGCACCCTCGGCGACGACCAACGTCTGGCCGTCCTGCTCAACAAGTTCGAGGAGATGAGCTACGCCGAAATCGCCGCCGTCATGAACCGTTCTGAGGCCGCGGTGAAGTCTCTCCTTGCCCGAGCCCGCATGGAGCTCCGTTCCCAGCTCGAACCGTACCTCCGCTCCGGCGATCGCCCGGCTTCCTCCTGA